Proteins from one Pseudomonas sp. KBS0710 genomic window:
- a CDS encoding (2Fe-2S)-binding protein, producing the protein MANRPFQLTLNGQSVGPVDIPDDLPMIDYLHEYKNLTGSRLGCGQGICHACVVIVDNPDGTSEEVRTCITGAHYFEGKKVRTIEGHATRDEQGKVTELNPIQQRFVDEFAFQCSYCAPGFVNAATVLVEKLQRQPIVKSQLEKVIEDSLGHHICRCTGYVRYYNATRNVLTDLGLVKEG; encoded by the coding sequence ATGGCTAACCGTCCGTTTCAACTGACCCTCAACGGTCAATCCGTCGGCCCGGTGGACATCCCTGATGACCTGCCGATGATCGACTACCTGCACGAATACAAAAACCTCACCGGCTCGCGGCTCGGCTGCGGCCAGGGTATTTGCCACGCCTGTGTGGTGATCGTCGACAACCCGGACGGCACCAGCGAAGAAGTGCGCACCTGCATCACCGGTGCACACTATTTCGAAGGCAAAAAAGTCCGCACCATCGAAGGCCATGCGACTCGCGATGAGCAGGGCAAAGTCACTGAACTGAACCCTATCCAGCAGCGCTTCGTCGATGAATTCGCCTTCCAGTGCAGCTACTGCGCACCGGGGTTCGTCAATGCCGCGACCGTGCTGGTGGAGAAGCTGCAGCGTCAGCCCATCGTCAAAAGTCAGCTGGAAAAGGTCATCGAGGACAGCCTCGGCCACCACATCTGCCGCTGCACCGGCTACGTGCGTTACTACAACGCGACCCGCAACGTGCTGACCGATCTCGGCCTGGTCAAGGAGGGTTGA
- a CDS encoding cytochrome c — translation MKQLLSRLALAVGLAAPMLLAHADDQVKRGEYLARAADCMACHTAPGGAPFAGGLPIVSPFGTIYGTNITPSKEHGIGLYNDDEFFAALTEGKRRDGANLYPAMPYTSYHLMPRADSDAIHAYLKTVEPIERAAPVTRLSFPFNVRLGLMGWNMLYGKDVKLAPTEGKSAAFQRGQYMVEVLGHCGECHTPRGLPGAMQQDKRLTGGVLNGYLAPSLLANDLAARGWNHQDLSTFLKHGMSAQGTMFNEMFPVFHNSTQGLTDPDLAAMATFLLGDQPPVAKVLSETSLDAMSPSAQRGRQDYLNGCAGCHAPNGEGKPHIAVAMRGNTTLRLEDPRNLLRVIEDGIGEQQFTGFERMQPMPGFADKLNHQQLTDLLNYLRQGWGGQSGELAVSDVQKLAADAPPAEHKAH, via the coding sequence ATGAAGCAACTACTTTCCCGCCTTGCGCTGGCGGTTGGCCTGGCCGCGCCGATGTTGTTGGCGCACGCGGACGATCAAGTCAAACGCGGTGAATACCTCGCGCGCGCCGCTGATTGCATGGCCTGCCACACCGCGCCGGGTGGCGCGCCGTTTGCGGGCGGTCTGCCGATCGTCTCGCCGTTCGGCACTATCTATGGCACCAACATCACCCCGAGCAAAGAGCACGGCATTGGTCTGTACAACGATGACGAATTTTTCGCCGCGCTCACCGAAGGCAAACGCCGGGACGGCGCGAATCTGTATCCGGCGATGCCGTACACCTCGTACCACCTGATGCCCCGTGCAGATTCGGATGCGATCCATGCATACCTGAAAACCGTCGAGCCCATCGAGCGTGCGGCGCCGGTTACCCGCCTGAGCTTTCCGTTCAACGTGCGTCTGGGCCTGATGGGCTGGAACATGCTCTACGGCAAGGATGTGAAACTTGCGCCGACCGAGGGCAAAAGCGCAGCGTTCCAGCGTGGCCAATACATGGTTGAAGTGCTCGGCCACTGCGGTGAATGCCACACGCCACGGGGCTTGCCCGGCGCGATGCAGCAGGATAAACGCCTGACCGGCGGCGTGCTCAACGGCTATTTGGCGCCCAGTCTGTTGGCCAATGACCTGGCCGCTCGCGGCTGGAATCATCAGGACCTGAGCACGTTTCTCAAGCACGGCATGAGTGCCCAGGGCACGATGTTCAACGAGATGTTCCCGGTGTTCCACAACAGCACCCAGGGCCTTACCGATCCAGACCTGGCGGCCATGGCGACCTTCCTGTTGGGCGATCAACCGCCGGTGGCCAAAGTGCTGAGCGAAACGTCGCTGGACGCCATGAGCCCAAGTGCCCAGCGCGGTCGTCAGGACTATCTGAACGGCTGCGCCGGTTGCCACGCGCCGAACGGCGAGGGCAAGCCGCATATCGCGGTGGCCATGCGCGGCAACACCACGTTGCGCCTGGAAGATCCGCGCAACCTGCTACGAGTGATCGAGGACGGCATCGGCGAGCAGCAATTCACCGGGTTCGAACGCATGCAACCGATGCCGGGTTTTGCCGACAAACTCAATCACCAACAGCTGACCGACCTGCTCAACTATCTGCGCCAGGGTTGGGGCGGTCAGTCGGGTGAGCTGGCGGTCAGCGACGTGCAGAAGCTTGCGGCCGATGCACCGCCAGCCGAGCACAAGGCGCACTGA
- a CDS encoding XdhC family protein, with protein MQHLDLQVIRRALEWSTAGQQVWLCTVLATYGSAPRAPGSLLAVNTGGQWIGSLSGGCVEEDFLERVAEGAFAEAVSVVRYGDGEAPRSHVSLPCGGMLDVLVERLEPDCVVQAHLRELQAALLGQRRLIREVDLASGARSVFADSEQGVRVEIRRQLPSVFIAEGGCHSDTAVVALTHDPRIDDLAMMEAVRTDAFYIGVMGSMQTSQKRVERLRRIGGLGEVELARIHAPIGLNLGSKTPAEIALAVLADILRIRSGIARDRL; from the coding sequence ATGCAGCATCTCGATCTGCAAGTCATTCGCCGGGCGCTGGAATGGTCGACAGCGGGCCAGCAGGTTTGGCTGTGCACGGTACTCGCCACCTACGGTTCGGCGCCCCGTGCGCCGGGCTCGCTGTTGGCGGTGAACACTGGCGGTCAATGGATCGGCTCGCTGTCCGGTGGTTGCGTTGAGGAAGACTTCCTTGAACGGGTTGCCGAGGGCGCGTTTGCAGAGGCGGTGAGCGTTGTGCGTTATGGCGACGGCGAGGCACCGCGCTCGCACGTGAGCCTGCCCTGTGGTGGCATGCTTGATGTGCTGGTGGAGAGGCTTGAGCCCGATTGCGTGGTTCAGGCCCATTTGCGCGAGTTGCAAGCCGCGTTGCTGGGCCAGCGCCGATTAATTCGCGAGGTCGATCTGGCCAGCGGTGCGCGCAGTGTGTTTGCAGACAGTGAGCAAGGCGTGCGCGTCGAAATTCGTCGCCAGTTACCGTCGGTGTTCATCGCCGAAGGCGGCTGCCATAGCGACACGGCGGTGGTCGCGTTGACGCATGACCCGCGCATTGATGATCTGGCCATGATGGAAGCCGTGCGCACCGACGCGTTTTACATCGGTGTCATGGGTTCGATGCAGACGTCACAAAAGCGCGTTGAGCGCTTGCGCCGAATTGGCGGCTTGGGCGAGGTCGAATTGGCGCGCATTCACGCGCCTATCGGTCTGAATCTGGGCAGCAAGACCCCGGCGGAAATCGCGTTGGCAGTGCTGGCCGATATTCTTCGAATTCGCAGCGGCATCGCGCGGGATCGACTCTGA
- a CDS encoding VOC family protein produces MKFASVRLVTQQFEQLIQFYQNLSTLEPRRLAEGFAEIHFEGLVLAISDERLIRLHNQGLAVAASNRSAILEFEVADVAAMLLKLRSADVLMPVTKMPWGNTSALLQDPDGNRVNLFSKPD; encoded by the coding sequence ATGAAATTCGCCTCTGTGCGCCTCGTCACCCAGCAATTCGAACAACTCATACAGTTCTACCAGAACCTGTCCACCCTCGAGCCCCGGCGCCTTGCCGAGGGTTTTGCCGAGATTCATTTCGAGGGTTTGGTCCTGGCGATCAGCGATGAACGCTTGATCCGCCTGCACAACCAAGGTTTGGCCGTCGCGGCGAGTAATCGCTCGGCGATTCTGGAATTTGAGGTGGCGGATGTGGCGGCGATGTTGCTTAAATTGCGCAGCGCAGACGTGTTGATGCCGGTGACGAAAATGCCTTGGGGCAATACGTCTGCGCTGCTGCAGGATCCCGATGGGAACCGGGTTAATCTGTTTTCAAAGCCTGATTAG
- a CDS encoding GFA family protein: MSVETLPLEGSCRCNRVRFSVSLPPVITMACHCSGCQKMTASAFSLSALIPAAGFTVIQGCPVMGGLHGVDRHYCCPHCMSWLFTRPHGIDEFVNVRAALLDNARDYVPFMETWTSEKLPWAATPAVESFAQLPEPQDFPRLMQAYAAFSAG, encoded by the coding sequence ATGAGCGTCGAAACCTTGCCGCTGGAAGGCAGTTGCCGTTGTAACCGGGTGCGTTTCAGTGTGAGTTTGCCGCCGGTAATCACCATGGCATGCCATTGCAGCGGCTGCCAGAAGATGACCGCCAGTGCGTTTTCCCTTAGCGCATTGATTCCGGCCGCTGGCTTTACCGTGATCCAGGGTTGCCCGGTGATGGGTGGCTTGCACGGCGTGGACCGCCATTATTGCTGCCCGCACTGCATGAGCTGGTTGTTTACGCGCCCCCATGGTATCGATGAGTTCGTCAATGTGCGTGCGGCCTTGCTGGATAACGCCCGCGACTACGTGCCGTTCATGGAAACCTGGACCAGCGAAAAACTGCCCTGGGCCGCAACGCCGGCGGTCGAAAGCTTTGCGCAGTTGCCCGAGCCGCAGGACTTCCCGCGCTTGATGCAAGCCTACGCGGCGTTCAGTGCCGGCTGA
- a CDS encoding DinB family protein: protein MNRLEHLLLMADYNQWMNRKVYAAASQLTDAELTADRQAFFGSILGTLNHLTLGDTVWLKRFAEHPAGFAALAPLASIATPSDLKQLAFANLRELSARRTWLDQLIIDWANSLREPDLDQRLQYHNMRGVANHKPFFALLMHFFNHQTHHRGQATTLLTQAGVDVGDTDLLALID from the coding sequence GTGAACCGTCTTGAACACCTTTTGTTGATGGCTGACTACAACCAGTGGATGAACCGCAAGGTGTATGCCGCCGCCAGCCAGCTTACCGATGCCGAATTGACGGCGGATCGACAGGCGTTCTTCGGCTCGATCCTTGGCACACTGAACCACCTGACGCTGGGTGATACGGTATGGCTCAAACGGTTTGCCGAGCATCCGGCAGGCTTTGCCGCGCTGGCGCCATTGGCTTCAATTGCGACGCCCTCTGACTTGAAGCAACTGGCCTTTGCCAACTTGCGCGAGCTATCGGCCCGCCGCACTTGGCTGGACCAACTGATCATCGACTGGGCCAACAGCCTGCGCGAGCCCGATCTGGACCAGCGTCTGCAGTACCACAACATGCGCGGCGTGGCGAACCACAAGCCGTTCTTTGCACTGCTGATGCATTTTTTCAACCACCAGACCCACCACCGGGGCCAGGCAACCACATTGCTGACCCAGGCGGGCGTGGACGTCGGTGATACCGACCTGCTGGCCTTGATTGATTGA
- a CDS encoding tellurite resistance TerB family protein, with translation MNTGNLLEQLLRASQQGGGASGGGLGGLLGGLLNSSGSGNTNNATPGGGLGGLLGGLGGLLGGAPASGTNQTRSGGMNYAALASLGMAAFQAYQAWQRQQASAPQQAIQTVDQLDGQAAEAHSHAVLRALIAAAKADGRIDENEQQMISTEMGRHTDEPQLKQWLNDEVAKPLNAADFAEYAADPGLASEIYLASVMLVDDQQDAERGYLDELAAQLQLEPELQLHLEQQAKKV, from the coding sequence ATGAATACCGGCAATTTACTTGAACAGCTGCTGCGTGCCAGCCAGCAAGGCGGCGGGGCCTCGGGCGGTGGCCTGGGTGGTTTGCTGGGCGGCTTGTTGAACAGCTCCGGCAGCGGCAACACCAACAACGCTACGCCAGGTGGTGGGCTGGGTGGTTTATTAGGTGGCCTGGGCGGACTGTTGGGCGGTGCGCCGGCCAGTGGCACCAACCAAACACGCTCCGGCGGGATGAACTATGCGGCATTGGCCTCCCTGGGGATGGCCGCGTTCCAGGCATATCAGGCGTGGCAACGCCAGCAGGCCAGCGCACCGCAGCAAGCGATTCAGACGGTTGACCAGCTTGACGGTCAGGCAGCTGAAGCCCATAGCCATGCGGTATTGCGTGCTTTGATTGCGGCAGCCAAAGCCGATGGCAGGATTGATGAAAACGAGCAGCAAATGATCTCAACCGAGATGGGCCGCCATACCGATGAGCCGCAGTTGAAGCAGTGGCTCAACGACGAAGTCGCAAAGCCCCTGAATGCCGCCGATTTTGCCGAATATGCCGCTGATCCAGGGTTGGCGTCCGAGATCTACCTGGCCAGCGTGATGCTGGTCGACGATCAGCAGGACGCAGAGCGCGGCTACCTGGACGAACTGGCCGCGCAGTTGCAACTCGAACCAGAGTTGCAACTGCATCTGGAGCAGCAAGCTAAAAAAGTTTAA
- a CDS encoding DUF2493 domain-containing protein produces MRVLICAGRHYADTKKSRQVLDAYHRLRPVQVLIHGGNQFLGSDIEEWAREMSIDVVRYPPNWQRHGKQAERQRNLFMLADSRPDVIIALPGGDDTSELVCQAKASGISVLTVES; encoded by the coding sequence ATGCGCGTGCTTATCTGTGCAGGTCGTCATTACGCTGACACCAAAAAGTCCCGCCAAGTGCTGGACGCCTACCACCGCCTGCGCCCCGTGCAGGTTTTGATTCACGGCGGCAACCAGTTCCTCGGCAGCGACATCGAGGAATGGGCGCGGGAAATGAGCATCGACGTGGTGCGCTACCCGCCCAATTGGCAACGCCACGGCAAGCAGGCGGAACGCCAGCGCAACCTTTTCATGCTCGCCGACAGCCGTCCCGACGTGATCATCGCCCTGCCGGGTGGTGACGACACCTCGGAGCTGGTCTGCCAGGCCAAAGCCAGCGGCATTTCGGTGCTGACCGTAGAAAGCTGA
- the mgtA gene encoding magnesium-translocating P-type ATPase yields MSAVKNTPLHKKNGTAPDTKLSMRAAREAQNGLSATLANVRATQDGLTELDASARLQREGYNEVAHDKPPHAIVQFLQALNNPFIYVLLTLGGISFITDCWLPMQDGEEADPTKVIIIMTMVLLSSLLRFWQEHRSAKSAEALKAMVRTTATVLRREQVGSQPILREVPMRELVAGDIVQLSAGDMIPADIRLIESRDLFISQAVLTGEALPVEKYDTLGDVTQKSASTLAADQGNLLDLPNICFMGTNVVSGRAKAVVVATGPRTYFGSLAKAIVGSRVQTAFDRGVNSVSWLLIRFMLVMVPIVFFLNGFSKGDWGDAFLFALAVAVGLTPEMLPMIVSANLAKGATAMAKRKVVVKRLNAIQNFGSMDVLCTDKTGTLTQDKIILEHHVNAFGQRDDAVLSLAWLNSFHQSGMKNLMDQAVVQFSEQNPKFQLPLAYSKVDELPFDFVRRRLSIVVRDTAGDQLLVCKGAVEEMLSISTHMLEGGTAVPLDDQRREELLALANDYNEDGFRVLVVATRNIPKSMARQQYTTADERNLVIQGFLTFLDPPKETAGPAIAALQQIGVAVKVLTGDNAVVTSKICRQVGLEPGQPLLGVEIEAMDDATLLRRVEERTVFAKLTPLQKSRVLKALQANGHTVGFLGDGINDAPALRDADVGISVDSGTDIAKESADIILLEKSLMVLEEGVLKGRETFGNIMKYLNMTASSNFGNVFSVLVASAFIPFMPMLAIHLLLQNLMYDISQLALPWDKMDKEYLAKPRKWDAKNIGRFMVWIGPTSSIFDITTFALMWYVFSANSVEMQTLFQSGWFIEGLLSQTLVVHMLRTRKIPFFQSTAAWPVLMMTAIVIGLGIYVPFSPLGTLVGLEPLPLAYFPWLVGTLLAYCCVAQLMKTIYIRRFKQWY; encoded by the coding sequence ATGAGCGCCGTAAAGAACACGCCTCTGCACAAGAAAAATGGCACTGCACCCGACACCAAACTGTCGATGCGTGCCGCCCGTGAAGCCCAGAACGGCCTGTCGGCCACCCTCGCCAATGTGCGTGCCACCCAGGACGGCCTGACCGAACTCGACGCCTCGGCACGTCTGCAACGCGAGGGCTACAACGAAGTAGCCCATGACAAGCCGCCTCACGCCATCGTCCAGTTCCTGCAGGCACTGAACAACCCGTTCATCTACGTGCTGCTGACCCTCGGCGGGATCAGCTTTATCACTGACTGCTGGCTGCCGATGCAGGACGGTGAAGAAGCCGACCCGACCAAAGTCATCATTATCATGACCATGGTGCTGCTCAGCAGCCTGCTGCGTTTCTGGCAGGAACACCGCTCGGCCAAATCCGCCGAAGCCCTCAAAGCCATGGTGCGCACCACCGCAACGGTGTTGCGCCGCGAACAAGTCGGCAGCCAGCCGATCCTGCGCGAAGTGCCGATGCGCGAGCTGGTCGCCGGCGACATCGTGCAGCTGTCTGCCGGCGACATGATCCCGGCCGATATCCGCCTGATCGAGTCCCGCGACCTGTTTATCAGCCAGGCCGTGTTGACCGGCGAAGCCTTGCCGGTGGAGAAGTACGACACCCTCGGCGATGTCACGCAAAAATCCGCCTCTACGCTGGCGGCCGACCAAGGCAACCTGCTGGACCTGCCGAACATCTGCTTCATGGGCACCAACGTGGTCAGCGGCCGCGCCAAGGCCGTGGTGGTTGCCACCGGGCCGCGCACTTACTTTGGCTCCCTGGCCAAGGCGATTGTCGGCTCCCGCGTGCAAACCGCCTTCGACCGTGGCGTGAACAGCGTCAGCTGGCTGTTGATCCGCTTCATGCTGGTGATGGTGCCGATCGTGTTCTTCCTCAACGGCTTCTCCAAAGGTGACTGGGGCGATGCGTTCCTGTTCGCCCTGGCGGTTGCCGTGGGCCTGACCCCGGAAATGCTGCCGATGATCGTCAGCGCCAACCTGGCCAAGGGTGCTACCGCCATGGCCAAACGCAAAGTGGTGGTCAAGCGCCTCAATGCGATCCAGAACTTTGGTTCGATGGACGTGCTGTGCACCGATAAGACCGGCACCCTGACCCAGGACAAGATCATCCTGGAGCATCACGTCAACGCCTTCGGCCAACGGGATGACGCGGTGCTGTCCCTGGCCTGGCTCAACAGCTTCCACCAGAGCGGCATGAAAAACCTGATGGATCAGGCCGTGGTGCAGTTCTCGGAGCAGAACCCCAAGTTTCAGTTGCCGCTGGCCTACAGCAAGGTCGATGAACTGCCATTTGATTTCGTGCGCCGACGTCTGTCGATTGTGGTGCGCGACACGGCCGGCGACCAATTGCTGGTGTGCAAGGGCGCCGTGGAAGAGATGTTGAGCATCTCCACACACATGCTCGAAGGTGGCACCGCCGTGCCGCTGGATGATCAGCGCCGCGAAGAACTGTTGGCATTGGCCAACGACTATAACGAGGACGGCTTCCGCGTCTTGGTGGTCGCGACGCGCAATATCCCTAAATCCATGGCGCGCCAGCAGTACACCACCGCTGATGAGCGCAACCTGGTGATCCAGGGCTTCCTGACCTTCCTTGATCCACCGAAGGAAACCGCAGGCCCGGCGATTGCCGCGCTGCAACAAATCGGCGTAGCCGTAAAGGTGTTGACCGGCGACAACGCGGTAGTCACCAGCAAGATCTGCCGCCAGGTCGGCCTCGAACCCGGCCAGCCGCTGCTGGGCGTGGAAATCGAAGCAATGGACGACGCCACCCTGCTGCGCCGCGTGGAAGAACGCACGGTGTTCGCCAAACTGACGCCACTGCAAAAATCCCGCGTACTTAAAGCCCTGCAAGCCAACGGCCACACCGTGGGTTTCCTTGGCGACGGCATCAACGATGCGCCGGCGCTACGTGATGCCGACGTGGGTATCTCGGTGGACAGCGGCACCGATATCGCCAAGGAATCGGCCGATATCATCCTCTTGGAAAAGAGCCTGATGGTGCTGGAAGAAGGCGTGCTCAAGGGCCGCGAAACCTTCGGCAATATCATGAAGTACCTGAACATGACCGCCAGCTCCAACTTCGGCAACGTGTTCTCGGTGCTGGTGGCCAGTGCGTTCATCCCGTTCATGCCGATGCTGGCGATTCACTTGCTGCTGCAAAACCTGATGTACGACATCTCCCAGCTGGCCTTGCCGTGGGACAAGATGGACAAGGAATACCTGGCCAAACCGCGCAAGTGGGATGCGAAAAACATCGGCCGCTTCATGGTCTGGATCGGGCCAACCTCGTCGATCTTCGACATCACCACCTTTGCGCTGATGTGGTACGTGTTCAGTGCCAACAGCGTAGAAATGCAAACCCTGTTCCAGTCCGGCTGGTTTATCGAAGGGCTGCTCTCGCAAACCCTGGTGGTGCATATGTTGCGCACCCGCAAGATCCCGTTCTTCCAGAGCACGGCCGCCTGGCCGGTGTTGATGATGACCGCCATCGTCATCGGGCTGGGGATCTACGTACCGTTCTCGCCGCTGGGCACACTGGTGGGCCTGGAGCCGCTGCCGCTGGCGTACTTCCCATGGCTGGTCGGCACCCTGCTCGCCTACTGCTGCGTGGCCCAACTGATGAAAACGATCTACATCCGCCGCTTCAAGCAGTGGTACTGA
- a CDS encoding LysE family transporter: MLAIFFYALVFGFVFCLSPGAVLAETLRRGLLHGFTPALLVQIGSLVGDAVWAVIGLTGIALLMQHDAVRIPLTVVCALYLAWLGVRSLIDAWHLPEADNAPASSRQNALAVGAAISLANPKNIVYWGALGSALSGIVGATPSHGQTFMFFAGFMLASVLSCFLIAALVNLLRKNASPVWQRISYGTCGVVLLYLAVLAAQGI; encoded by the coding sequence ATGCTGGCGATTTTCTTTTATGCACTGGTATTCGGTTTTGTGTTTTGCCTCTCACCCGGCGCGGTGCTGGCAGAGACGTTGCGCCGTGGCTTGCTTCATGGTTTTACCCCGGCCCTGCTGGTGCAAATCGGTTCTCTGGTAGGCGACGCTGTATGGGCGGTGATCGGCCTTACCGGCATCGCGTTGCTGATGCAACATGACGCCGTACGCATTCCGCTGACGGTCGTGTGCGCGCTGTACCTGGCCTGGCTGGGGGTGCGCAGCCTGATCGATGCCTGGCACTTGCCCGAAGCGGATAATGCACCGGCCAGCTCCCGTCAGAATGCGCTGGCGGTAGGGGCCGCGATTTCTCTCGCCAACCCAAAGAACATTGTCTATTGGGGCGCGCTGGGCAGTGCCTTGTCCGGCATCGTCGGCGCGACGCCGAGCCATGGGCAAACCTTTATGTTTTTTGCGGGGTTCATGCTCGCGTCGGTACTGTCATGCTTTCTGATTGCCGCACTGGTCAATCTGCTGCGAAAGAATGCATCACCGGTATGGCAACGCATCAGTTATGGCACCTGCGGTGTAGTGTTGTTATATCTGGCAGTTCTGGCGGCCCAAGGGATATGA
- the arsH gene encoding arsenical resistance protein ArsH: protein MTTLPNLNSALAGPLPVGPGHPPRILLLYGSTRARSFSRLLVEEAARLLRHFGADTRIFNPSGLPLPDDAPSDHPKVRELLELMQWSEGQVWCSPERHGSMSAVFKAQLDWVPLALGAVRPTQGKTLAVMQVSGGSQSFNTVNQLRVLGRWMRMFTIPNQSSVPKAFMEFDDQDRMKPSALYDRVVDVMEELVKFTVLLRDRPDLVDRYSERKESADELSQRVNQQSI, encoded by the coding sequence ATGACCACGCTGCCAAACCTCAACAGCGCCCTTGCAGGCCCGCTGCCTGTCGGCCCAGGCCACCCGCCGCGCATCCTGCTGCTTTACGGCTCCACGCGTGCGCGCTCATTCAGCCGTTTGCTGGTGGAAGAAGCTGCACGCCTGCTGCGCCACTTCGGTGCCGACACACGCATTTTCAACCCGTCCGGTTTGCCGCTGCCTGACGATGCGCCTAGCGATCACCCCAAGGTCCGCGAACTGCTGGAGTTGATGCAATGGTCCGAAGGCCAGGTGTGGTGCTCGCCTGAACGTCACGGCTCGATGTCGGCGGTGTTCAAGGCGCAACTCGATTGGGTGCCGCTGGCCCTCGGCGCCGTCCGCCCCACCCAGGGCAAGACCTTGGCCGTGATGCAGGTGTCGGGCGGTTCGCAATCTTTCAATACCGTTAACCAACTGCGCGTACTCGGACGCTGGATGCGTATGTTCACCATCCCCAACCAGTCCTCGGTACCCAAGGCATTTATGGAGTTTGATGACCAGGACCGCATGAAGCCTTCGGCGCTCTACGATCGCGTGGTCGATGTGATGGAAGAACTGGTGAAGTTCACCGTGTTGCTGCGCGACCGCCCGGACTTGGTCGACCGCTACTCGGAGCGCAAGGAAAGCGCGGATGAACTGTCACAGCGCGTCAACCAACAGTCGATTTGA
- a CDS encoding arsenate reductase ArsC, with product MKVLFMCTANSCRSILSEAMFNHLAPPGFEAISSGSFPKGQVLPRSLSTLQAAGISTAGLYSKGNDAFEGSPPDVVITVCDKAAGEACPVYFGPAVKAHWGLEDPSDIQADEARVDAAFKATLSTIERRCQAFFALPFSHLNPAELKAELARIAEL from the coding sequence ATGAAAGTCCTGTTCATGTGTACCGCCAACAGCTGCCGCAGCATCTTGTCCGAGGCAATGTTCAATCACCTGGCACCGCCAGGTTTCGAGGCAATCAGCTCCGGCAGCTTCCCCAAGGGCCAGGTGCTGCCGCGCAGCCTCAGCACGTTGCAGGCAGCGGGCATCAGCACCGCAGGTTTGTACAGCAAGGGCAATGACGCCTTTGAGGGCAGCCCGCCGGATGTGGTGATTACTGTGTGCGACAAGGCCGCAGGCGAAGCTTGCCCGGTGTATTTCGGGCCGGCGGTGAAGGCGCATTGGGGGTTGGAAGACCCGTCGGATATTCAGGCTGATGAAGCCCGAGTGGATGCAGCGTTCAAGGCCACCCTCAGCACCATCGAAAGGCGTTGCCAGGCGTTCTTCGCCCTTCCCTTCAGCCACCTCAACCCTGCCGAGTTGAAAGCTGAACTCGCACGCATCGCAGAACTGTAG